The Amycolatopsis endophytica genome includes the window CGCCCAGCAGCACCAGGAACTCACTGACGAACGAGTTGGTACCCGGGAGGGACAACGTGGACAGACCCGCGATGAGCAGCATGCCGCCCAGTAGTGGCGTCAGCTTGAACATGCCGCCGTAGTCGGAGATCCGGGTGGACCCGCCGCGGGCGATCACCAGGCCCAGCACCACGATCAGCATGCCGGTCGCGAGGCTGTGGTTGAGCATGTAGGTCACCGCGCCGACGGTCGCCTGCTGGGTGAAGGCGAAGATGCCCAGCGCGATGAACCCGAAGTGGGCGATCGACACGTACGCGACGAAGCGTTTCATGTCCTGCTGCCCGGCGGCGAGGATCGAGCCGTAGAGCACGCCGATCACGGCGAGCACCAGCACCAGCGGCGCCAGGGCTTTGCTGGCTTCCGGGAACATCGGCAGGCAGTACCGCAGGAACCCGAACGTGCCGACCTTGTCGAGCACACCGACCAGCAGCACGGCCACCCCGATGGGCGCCTCACCTGCCGCGTCGGGCAACCAGGTGTGGAACGGCACGAGCGGCGCCTTGATCGCGAAGGCGAGGAAGAACCCGAGGAACAACCAGATCTGGGTGCCCGTGGGCGCGTCCCGCACCACCGTGACCAGGGTGGCCCAGTCGAAGGTCCCGTCACCCAGCTCGTCGGCGGCGAGCGAATAGGCCCCGATCGCCGAGGCCAGCATGATCAGACCGCCGAGGAAGGAGTACAGGAAGAACTTCACCGCCGCGTACTGCCGGTTCGCGCCGCCGTAGCCGCCGATGAGGAAGTACATCGGAATCAGCATGATCTCGAACAGCACGTAGAACAGGAACACGTCGGTGGCGGCGAACACCGCGATGGTGAGAGCCTCCTGCACCAGGATCAGCGCGAGGAAACCACCCGCGCTGCGGTCCTGCGGCAACTTGTCCGCCGTGCCCAGCGCGCCGATGACGATCGGCACCAGGAACGCGATCACGGCGATCATCACCAGCGCGATGCCGTCGATGCCGAAGGAGATGTGCACCCCGAAGCTCGGGATCCAGTCCATCGAGGTGGTCTGCTGCAGGCGGGCGCCCGCCGGCTCGTAGGCAGCCCACGTCGGGATGATCATCGCCAGCTCGACGAGGGAGAACACCACGGCGGCGAGGACGGCGAGCCGGTCGTTGCGGCGCAGCCCGGTGACCACGCACGCACCGACGAGCGGCCAGAGGATCAGGGCCAGAACCCAGGTCATGAGAACCTCACCATCAGCAGTGCGGCGACGAGGACGAACGAGCCGGCCAGCATCGACAACGCGTAGGAGCGGACGAAACCGGTCTGCAGTCTGCGCAGCCGCCCTGACCCGCCACCGAGCGCGGCGGCCAGGCCGTTGACCGCGCCGTCCACACCACGGCTGTCGAGGTAGACCGAGAAGCGGGTGAGCCACATGCCCGGCTTCGCGACCAGCGCCTCGTTCACCGCGTTGCCGTAGAGGTCCTTGCGGGCCGCCTTGACGACGACGGACACGTTCTCCGGGCGTTCGACCGGGGTGTCCCGGCGCCCCACGACGAGCCAGGCGACCAGCACGCCGAGCGCGGACAGGGCGACCGTGATCCACGGGATGAGCGAGTGCGGGATCACGGTGTGCTCGGCCTCGCCGAGTTCACCCAGCGCGGGCGCGAGCCATTCGGAAAGCCGGTCGCCGAGCGCGAAGAACGCGCCGGCGCCGAGCGAGCCGATGGCCAGGACGATCATCGGCGCGGTCATCACCGGTGGCGACTCGTGCGGGTGGAACTCCTTGCCCTCGGCGGTGCGCAGGTCCTTCCAGCGTTCCTTGCCGAAGAAGGTGAGCAGCATCAGCCGGGTCATGTAGAAGGCGGTCAGTGCCGCGCCGAGCATCGCGGCGAGGCCGAACACCCAGCCGCGCCAGCCTTCCTGCCCGAAGGCGGCCTCGATGATCGCGTCCTTGGAGAAGTAGCCCGACAGGAAGGGGAACCCGATGAGGGCCAGGTAGCCGAGCCCGAAGGTGACGAACGTGATCGGCATGTGCCGGTACAGGCCACCGAACTTGCGCATGTCGACCTCGTCGTTCATGCCGTGCATGACCGACCCCGCACCGAGGAACAGCCCGGCCTTGAAGAAGCCGTGCGTGAGGAGGTGCATGATGCCGAGCGCGTAGCCGAACGGCCCGAGTCCGACGGCGAGCATCATGT containing:
- the nuoL gene encoding NADH-quinone oxidoreductase subunit L; translation: MIASSWLLVAFPALGALVLLAGGRRTDGWGHLLGCATVIASFVYGLVLFFGSDGQVTDSRMFTWIGVGDLQIDFGLRIDALSLVFVLLITGVGALIHIYSIGYMAEDRDRRRFFGYLNLFVASMLVLVLGNNFVTLYLGWEGVGLASYLLIGWYSDRPSAATAAKKAFLMNRVGDVGLALAIFLMFKYLGTVTYAGVFDRIGDAPPAVITAIAILLLLGACGKSGQFPLQAWLPDAMEGPTPVSALIHAATMVTAGVYLVARANPIYNETETGRLIVTLVGAVTLLIGCIVGCAYDDIKKVLAYSTVSQIGYMMLAVGLGPFGYALGIMHLLTHGFFKAGLFLGAGSVMHGMNDEVDMRKFGGLYRHMPITFVTFGLGYLALIGFPFLSGYFSKDAIIEAAFGQEGWRGWVFGLAAMLGAALTAFYMTRLMLLTFFGKERWKDLRTAEGKEFHPHESPPVMTAPMIVLAIGSLGAGAFFALGDRLSEWLAPALGELGEAEHTVIPHSLIPWITVALSALGVLVAWLVVGRRDTPVERPENVSVVVKAARKDLYGNAVNEALVAKPGMWLTRFSVYLDSRGVDGAVNGLAAALGGGSGRLRRLQTGFVRSYALSMLAGSFVLVAALLMVRFS
- a CDS encoding NADH-quinone oxidoreductase subunit M, whose product is MTWVLALILWPLVGACVVTGLRRNDRLAVLAAVVFSLVELAMIIPTWAAYEPAGARLQQTTSMDWIPSFGVHISFGIDGIALVMIAVIAFLVPIVIGALGTADKLPQDRSAGGFLALILVQEALTIAVFAATDVFLFYVLFEIMLIPMYFLIGGYGGANRQYAAVKFFLYSFLGGLIMLASAIGAYSLAADELGDGTFDWATLVTVVRDAPTGTQIWLFLGFFLAFAIKAPLVPFHTWLPDAAGEAPIGVAVLLVGVLDKVGTFGFLRYCLPMFPEASKALAPLVLVLAVIGVLYGSILAAGQQDMKRFVAYVSIAHFGFIALGIFAFTQQATVGAVTYMLNHSLATGMLIVVLGLVIARGGSTRISDYGGMFKLTPLLGGMLLIAGLSTLSLPGTNSFVSEFLVLLGAFETQPVYAILATVGMVLAAAYVLWLYQRLMTGPVRGTALIGAGGGPGAAIAPELGARRTIRDLGGRELAILVPMVVLIIGLGFFPQPVLDTVTPSVDATLSALNGGQ